The Fragaria vesca subsp. vesca linkage group LG2, FraVesHawaii_1.0, whole genome shotgun sequence genome includes a window with the following:
- the LOC101309904 gene encoding protein DA1-like, with amino-acid sequence MRVKKLIGYEHITLHIMGWLSKIFKGGSSHKISEEHCHENYGEHPNTDGPSCSGDIWPENENEDIDRAIALSLLEENQKGKNVIDFDSQLQEDEQLARALQESLNAESPPRYGNGNTHPPQYGNGNTHPPRYGNGNGNAYPPPYENGNAYPPRYGNGHTYPPVPMYYPIGSRICAGCNAEIGFGRYLNCLNAVWHPECFRCRACNVPISDYEFSTAGNYPYHKSCYKESYHPKCDVCKHYIPTNPAGLIEYRAHPFWVQKYCPSHEHDNTPRCCSCERMEARDTRYINLNDGRKLCLECLDSAVMDTSECQPLYLDIQEFYEGLNMKVEQQVPLLLVEREALNEARIGERNGHYHMPETRGLCLSEEQTISRISRRPKFGAGNRATDMITEPYKLTRLCEVTAILILYGLPRLLTGSILAHEMMHAWLRLKGYRTLSQDVEEGICQVVAHMWLDAELTSGSEGNSASTSSSSFSSNSSKKGTRSQFEKKLGEFFKHQIEADISPVYGDGYRAGQQAVQKYGLKRTLDHIRMTGTFPC; translated from the exons ATGCGTG TTAAGAAGTTAATAGGCTATGAGCACATAACATTACACATTATGGGTTGGCTGAGCAAGATTTTCAAAGGGGGCTCCAGCCACAAAATTTCGGAAGAGCATTGTCATGAGAACTATGGAGAGCATCCAAATACCGATGGTCCTTCTTGCTCAGGG GACATCTGGCCAGAGAACGAGAATGAAGATATAGACCGTGCTATTGCATTATCTCTTTTAGAAGAAAATCAGAAAGGAAAAAATGTGATTG ATTTTGATTCTCAGTTGCAAGAAGATGAGCAACTTGCCAGAGCCTTACAAGAAAGTTTGAATGCGGAGTCTCCTCCCCGATATGGAAATGGAAATACACATCCTCCTCAATATGGAAATGGAAATACACATCCTCCCCGATATGGAAATGGAAATGGAAATGCGTACCCTCCTCCATATGAAAACGGAAATGCATATCCTCCTCGATATGGAAATGGACATACATATCCACCTGTCCCCATGTACTATCCAATTGGGTCCAG GATTTGTGCCGGTTGCAATGCCGAGATTGGTTTTGGACGATATTTGAATTGCCTGAATGCAGTTTGGCATCCAGAATGCTTCCGGTGCCGTGCATGCAATGTACCGATTTCTGATTATGAG TTTTCTACAGCTGGGAATTACCCATACCACAAATCTTGCTACAAGGAGAGCTACCATCCAAAATGTGATGTTTGCAAGCACTAT ATTCCAACAAACCCTGCTGGTCTTATTGAATATAGGGCACATCCATTTTGGGTTCAAAAATATTGCCCATCTCATGAACATGATAATACTCCTCGGTGTTGCAGCTGTGAGCGAATGGAG GCGCGGGACACAAGATATATAAATTTAAATGATGGTCGGAAGCTCTGTCTCGAGTGTTTGGACTCTGCAGTCATGGATACCAGCGAATGCCAACCCCTATACCTTGATATACAGGAGTTCTATGAAGGTTTGAATATGAAAGTGGAGCAGCAAGTTCCATTACTCTTGGTTGAAAGGGAAGCACTAAATGAAGCGAGAATAGGAGAAAGAAAT GGCCATTATCACATGCCTGAGACCAGAGGGCTCTGCCTTTCTGAGGAACAGACTATTAGCAGG ATTTCGAGGCGGCCAAAGTTTGGGGCAGGAAACCGAGCCACTGACATGATAACAGAGCCCTACAAACTAACTCGTCTCTGTGAGGTGACAGCAATTCTAATATTGTATGGTCTTCCAAG GTTGCTGACTGGGTCTATCCTAGCACATGAAATGATGCATGCATGGCTGCGGCTTAAAG GTTACCGAACTCTTAGTCAAGATGTTGAAGAAGGTATCTGTCAGGTTGTAGCTCACATGTGGCTAGATGCCGAGCTTACGTCTGGCTCAGAAGGAAATTCTGCATCTACGTCCTCATCTTCCTTCAGTTCCAATTCATCAAAGAAGGGCACGCGATCTCAGTTTGAGAAGAAGCTTGGGGAGTTCTTCAAACACCAGATCGAAGCAGACATTTCCCCAGTATATGGAGACGGATATAGGGCTGGTCAACAGGCAGTGCAGAAATACGGGCTTAAAAGGACCCTAGACCATATTCGAATGACAGGGACCTTTCCTTGTTGA
- the LOC101309611 gene encoding probable galacturonosyltransferase-like 1-like → MPTPTPKLPLFFILSLILFPIHSFSTPTNINTNTTATAAQHFREAPQFYNSPDCPSITTVHDEDFDPDEEDNNNNHHFMICSRQAVHVAMTLDTAYIRGSMAAILSVLQHSSCPQNVAFHFVTSAAANASHLRSTIASSFPYLTFQIYPFDDSHVTGLISTSIRSALDCPLNYARSYLANLLPLCVRRVVYLDSDLILVDDIAKLADIPLGNEDTVLAAPEYCNANFTSYFTSAFWSNPSLSLTFADRKACYFNTGVMVIDLDRWRGGDYTAKIEEWMQLQKRMRIYELGSLPPFLLVFAGKIAPVEHRWNQHGLGGDNFRGLCRNLHPGSVSLLHWSGKGKPWARLEANRPCPLDALWAPYDLLETPFVLDS, encoded by the coding sequence ATGCCCACGCCTACTCCCAAGCTACCACTCTTCTTCATTCTCTCTCTTATTCTCTTCCCCATTCACTCTTTCTCTACTCCAACCAATATAAACACCAACACCACCGCCACCGCCGCTCAACATTTCCGAGAGGCTCCGCAGTTCTACAACTCCCCCGACTGCCCTTCCATCACCACCGTCCACGACGAAGACTTCGACCCCGATGAAGAAGACAACAACAACAACCACCACTTCATGATCTGTTCCCGCCAAGCCGTCCACGTGGCAATGACCCTAGACACCGCCTACATCCGCGGCTCCATGGCCGCCATACTTTCCGTCCTCCAACACTCCTCCTGCCCTCAAAACGTCGCCTTCCACTTCGTCACCTCCGCCGCCGCCAACGCGTCTCACCTACGCTCCACTATCGCTTCCTCCTTCCCTTACCTCACTTTCCAAATCTACCCCTTTGACGACTCCCACGTTACAGGACTCATCTCCACCTCCATCCGCTCCGCCTTGGACTGCCCTCTCAACTACGCCCGTAGCTACCTCGCCAACCTCCTCCCCCTCTGCGTACGACGCGTCGTTTACCTCGACTCCGATCTCATCCTAGTCGACGACATTGCCAAACTTGCCGACATTCCTCTCGGCAACGAAGACACTGTCCTGGCTGCGCCGGAGTACTGCAACGCAAACTTTACCTCATATTTTACTTCCGCATTCTGGTCCAACCCTTCTCTGTCTCTCACGTTCGCCGACCGGAAGGCGTGCTACTTCAACACAGGAGTGATGGTGATTGATCTGGACCGGTGGAGAGGCGGGGATTATACGGCGAAGATAGAAGAGTGGATGCAGCTGCAGAAGAGGATGAGAATCTACGAGCTCGGTTCTTTACCGCCGTTTCTTCTTGTTTTTGCTGGGAAGATAGCTCCAGTGGAGCACAGATGGAACCAACATGGGCTCGGCGGTGATAACTTCCGGGGGCTTTGCCGGAATTTGCATCCGGGTTCGGTGAGTCTGTTGCATTGGAGTGGGAAAGGGAAACCGTGGGCGAGATTGGAGGCCAACAGGCCATGCCCTTTGGACGCGCTCTGGGCACCTTATGATCTCCTGGAAACACCATTTGTTTTGGACTCTTGA
- the LOC101310193 gene encoding type I inositol 1,4,5-trisphosphate 5-phosphatase 11-like has product MTSMGNSSSSEGGGFKNSNRKHYKQLDSTISAGYDHEGIKRVKADKYVCDSPPYSDLCICVITWNMNGRLCYRDLMMVARNNSKFDLLVIGLQEVPRKLFERPLQTALLDSHVLLGEATMQSIHLYVFGAKGSDLFLREMKIDKLSFGGCGGLVGRNKGAVGIRINYKGIPMVFISGHLSAHARNVGKRNSEFKSVSESFFSKALKKDPYASPPKIIVWLGDLNYRIQGIENHSVRNMINKDLHGLLSSNDQLLQEAERGEIFKGFREGTLTFKPTYKYDVGSSNYDTSYKVRVPSWTDRILFKTEEDTDDEFHATLHSYESMDEIHSSDHKPVKAHICLKLNKSPNTS; this is encoded by the exons ATGACCAGTATGGGAAATTCCAGCTCCAGTGAAGG AGGAGGATTCAAGAACTCTAACAGAAAGCACTACAAGCAGCTCGATTCTACTATTTCTGCAGGTTATGATCATGAAGGAATAAAGAGGGTTAAGGCAGACAAGTACGTCTGTGATTCCCCACCTTATTCCGATCTATGCATTTGCGTGATTACGTGGAACATGAACGGCCGGTTATGCTACCGAGATTTGATGATGGTTGCCCGGAACAACAGCAAGTTCGATCTTCTGGTTATCGGTCTGCAAGAAGTGCCCCGGAAACTGTTCGAACGACCGTTGCAGACAGCGCTTCTTGACTCTCACGT ATTGTTGGGAGAAGCCACTATGCAATCAATACACCTGTATGTCTTTGGTGCAAAGGGCTCAGACTTGTTCCTCAGAG AAATGAAGATTGATAAGCTTTCATTTGGGGGATGTGGAGGACTAGTCGGAAGGAATAAAGGAGCTGTGGGAATCCGCATCAACTATAAAGGCATTCCAATGGTCTTCATCTCTGGCCATCTCTCTG CTCATGCTCGCAATGTGGGGAAGAGGAATTCCGAATTCAAGAGTGTATCAGAATCTTTTTTCTCCAAGGCCTTGAAAAAGGACCCTTATGCTTCACCTCCCAAAATCATCGTCTGGTTGGGAGATCTCAACTACCGAATACAAGGGATTGAAAATCATTCCGTACGAAATATGATAAACAAAGATCTCCACGGA CTACTATCCAGCAATGACCAACTATTACAAGAAGCCGAGAGAGGAGAAATCTTCAAAGGATTCCGCGAGGGGACGTTAACCTTCAAACCGACTTACAAATACGACGTCGGAAGTAGCAACTACGACACAAGCTATAAGGTGCGAGTGCCGTCGTGGACCGACCGGATTCTGTTCAAGACGGAGGAGGATACAGACGACGAGTTCCATGCGACGCTACACTCATACGAATCCATGGACGAGATTCACAGTTCAGATCATAAACCAGTCAAAGCTCACATATGTTTGAAACTTAACAAATCACCAAACACATCATGA
- the LOC101310490 gene encoding F-box/FBD/LRR-repeat protein At1g13570-like, whose translation MKRKEPPKSHYKMDIELDRLSSLPCPVIEQILQHLPMKEAVRTSVLSTKWRYRSSTLGRLVFDHHCVSARNQITFVNIVDHVLLLHTGPIDMFKLSNRDFFATSDIDRWILYLTRSSVKEFVLEIWKGARFTMPSSLFSLKELTHLELFNCLLKPPSTFKGFRNLKSLDIQHVTVAQDVFENLIVSCPLLERFTLMNFDGFTDLNIDAPNLQFFDVGGAFEDVNFVNALNLTVVAIALYDHVPDHQRRSPRHSGNLLKFFGQIPRVQRLEIQSHFLKYLAAGVSGRLPRPCRDLNYLSIRINFSDWEEVLTAVFLLRSSPALQELEILVRPEEEPAAGRTKFSIKEDCNHPFAQLQLVRIIGTSNTQPEVDFIEFLLSNSPMLEKMTVKPASVNCGWELVKKLLQFKRASANAEIIYLEP comes from the exons ATG AAGCGAAAAGAACCACCCAAGTCCCATTACAAAATGGATATCGAGCTGGATAGACTCAGCAGCTTACCATGTCCTGTCATAGAACAGATTTTGCAGCATTTGCCTATGAAGGAGGCGGTGAGGACGAGTGTTTTGTCGACTAAATGGAGGTACAGATCATCTACGCTCGGGCGTCTTGTGTTTGATCATCACTGTGTCTCTGCTCGGAACCAGATAACCTTTGTGAACATTGTGGATCATGTTCTCTTGCTTCACACTGGTCCCATAGACATGTTCAAGCTTTCGAACAGAGACTTCTTTGCTACTAGTGACATTGACCGCTGGATTCTTTATCTCACAAGAAGCTCTGTCAAAGAGTTTGTGCTTGAGATTTGGAAAGGGGCTCGCTTCACAATGCCGTCTAGTTTGTTTTCTCTAAAAGAATTGACTCATCTGGAGTTATTCAATTGTTTGCTGAAACCACCCTCGACCTTCAAGGGCTTTAGGAATTTGAAGAGCTTAGATATTCAGCATGTTACAGTGGCCCAAGATGTGTTTGAGAATCTGATTGTTTCATGTCCTCTGCTTGAGAGATTTACTTTGATGAACTTTGACGGTTTCACTGATCTCAACATTGATGCTCCTAATCTCCAATTCTTTGACGTTGGAGGTGCTTTTGAGGATGTCAATTTTGTGAATGCCTTAAATCTTACTGTTGTTGCCATTGCTTTGTACGACCATGTACCCGATCACCAAAGACGGTCTCCTCGTCATTCTGGCAATTTGCTCAAGTTTTTTGGTCAGATACCTCGTGTTCAGAGGCTTGAAATTCAGAGTCACTTTTTAAAG TATTTGGCTGCTGGTGTGTCAGGAAGGCTGCCTAGACCATGTCGAGATCTGAATTACCTTTCTATACGGATTAACTTCAGTGACTGGGAGGAGGTTTTAACTGCTGTGTTCCTTCTCAGAAGCTCCCCTGCTCTGCAAGAACTAGAAATTTTG GTCCGCCCGGAGGAAGAGCCTGCTGCTGGAAGAACCAAGTTTTCTATAAAAGAAGACTGCAATCATCCGTTTGCCCAACTACAACTTGTGAGAATTATCGGCACCTCCAATACCCAACCTGAGGTAGATTTTATCGAATTTCTGCTTTCTAATTCACCCATGCTTGAGAAGATGACTGTTAAGCCTGCTTCTGTCAACTGTGGTTGGGAGCTGGTAAAGAAGTTGCTCCAATTTAAGCGGGCCTCAGCGAATGCAGAGATAATTTACTTGGAACCATGA
- the LOC101313188 gene encoding putative pentatricopeptide repeat-containing protein At1g19290-like produces MLRRYCFHRRPLHVSRTAVHWKPRDEYKLTRPELLDRISRLLVLQRYDALNNLSFEFSDQLLNSVLRNLKLNPNACLAFFKLASKQQKFRPNLKSYCIIVHILSRARLYDQTRAYLNELVALCKSNYPVFVVWNELVRVYREFNFSPTVFDMILKVFAEQGMIKYALHVFDNMGKCGRVPSLRSCNSLLSNLVRNGESDTALLVYEQVVRLGIVPDVYTCSIMVRAYCKEGRVSRAAEFVKEMERSGVEVNVVSYNSLIDGYASLGDVEGATSVLRVMSERGIKRNVVSCTLLMKAYCRQGKMEEAEEVLRGIKEEEPVVVDECAYGVLVDGYCKAGRMDDAGRIQDEMLRIGLKMNTIICNSLINGYCKLGQVREAEGVLKHMRSWNLKPDSYSYNTLMDGYCRKGQTSESLKVFDEMPQGGIHHTVVTYNTLLKGLCQANAFDGALHLWNLMLKRGLAPEEVSYCSLLDGFFKKEDLDSAINLWKVILTKGFTKSRFAFNTMINGLCKMGKLVEAEEIFSKMKELGYLPDEITYRTLSDQYCKVGNVEEAFRVKTLMEAQAIFPSIEMYNSLISGVFMSRDISKVMHLLTEMQTRGLSPNTVTYGALISGWCNEGMLDKAFSLYFEMIDKGFDTNLIICSKFISTLYRLGKIDEASILLQKIIDYDSIPFQKGDITHSEIQKFADSLDESAKSFCLPNNVIYNIAIFGICKSGKVGDARKFLSALLLNGFSPDNFTYCTLIHATAAAGNVNEAFSLRDEMLRRNLVPNITTYNALINGLCKSGNLDRAQSLFHKLCKKGLAPNAVTYNILIDGYCRIGNTVEAFKFKDKMILEGIVPSIITYSALINGLYKQGNMKESVKLLSQMIKAGVQQNLVNYVLQFS; encoded by the coding sequence ATGCTCAGGCGCTACTGCTTCCACCGCCGACCACTCCACGTGTCCCGAACCGCCGTCCACTGGAAGCCCCGGGACGAGTACAAGCTGACCCGACCCGAATTGCTCGACCGGATCTCCCGCCTCCTCGTCCTCCAACGGTACGACGCCCTTAACAACCTCTCTTTTGAATTCTCCGATCAACTCCTCAACTCCGTTCTCCGCAACCTCAAGCTAAACCCTAACGCCTGCTTAGCGTTCTTCAAATTGGCCTCGAAGCAACAAAAGTTCAGGCCTAATCTCAAGTCTTACTGTATAATTGTTCATATTTTATCTAGGGCTAGATTGTATGATCAAACCAGAGCCTACTTGAATGAATTGGTTGCTCTCTGTAAGAGTAATTATCCGGTTTTCGTGGTGTGGAATGAGCTTGTTAGGGTTTATAGGGAGTTTAATTTTTCGCCGACGGTTTTCGATATGATTCTCAAGGTGTTTGCTGAGCAAGGGATGATAAAGTATGCATTACATGTGTTTGATAATATGGGGAAGTGCGGTAGGGTGCCGAGTTTGAGGTCTTGTAATTCTTTGTTGAGTAATTTAGTCAGGAATGGGGAGAGTGATACTGCATTGCTTGTTTACGAGCAGGTAGTTAGGTTGGGGATTGTGCCGGATGTGTATACTTGTTCGATTATGGTGAGAGCGTATTGTAAGGAGGGGAGAGTGAGCAGGGCGGCGGAGTTTGTGAAGGAAATGGAGAGGTCAGGGGTTGAGGTAAATGTGGTGAGTTATAATAGCTTGATTGATGGGTATGCCAGTCTGGGAGATGTTGAAGGAGCGACATCGGTGTTGAGGGTGATGTCTGAAAGGGGAATTAAGAGAAATGTGGTGAGTTGTACGCTGTTGATGAAGGCCTACTGCAGGCAAGGTAAAATGGAGGAAGCGGAGGAGGTGCTTCGTGGTATAAAGGAGGAGGAGCCTGTGGTTGTCGATGAGTGTGCGTATGGTGTGTTGGTAGATGGGTATTGTAAAGCTGGCAGAATGGATGATGCTGGTAGGATTCAAGATGAGATGTTGAGGATAGGTTTAAAAATGAATACTATCATTTGCAACTCCTTGATCAACGGGTATTGTAAGCTTGGTCAAGTTCGGGAAGCAGAGGGAGTATTGAAGCATATGAGATCTTGGAACTTAAAGCCTGATTCTTATAGTTACAATACCCTGATGGATGGTTATTGTAGGAAGGGTCAGACAAGTGAATCATTGAAGGTTTTTGATGAGATGCCTCAGGGAGGAATCCATCACACTGTGGTAACTTATAATACCCTTCTCAAGGGTTTATGTCAAGCGAATGCTTTTGATGGTGCTTTACACCTTTGGAATTTAATGTTGAAAAGAGGGTTGGCTCCTGAAGAGGTTAGCTACTGTTCTCTGCTTGATGGGTTTTTCAAGAAGGAAGATCTTGACAGTGCTATAAATCTGTGGAAAGTTATTTTGACAAAGGGTTTTACAAAAAGCCGGTTTGCTTTCAATACAATGATTAATGGGTTATGCAAGATGGGGAAGTTGGTCGAAGCGGAGGAGATCTTCAGCAAGATGAAGGAGCTAGGATATTTACCTGATGAGATAACTTATAGAACCCTGAGTGATCAGTACTGCAAAGTTGGGAATGTTGAAGAAGCTTTCAGAGTTAAAACTTTGATGGAAGCGCAGGCAATATTTCCTTCAATTGAAATGTACAATTCGCTCATCAGTGGTGTTTTTATGTCTAGGGATATAAGTAAAGTGATGCATCTTCTTACTGAAATGCAGACAAGGGGACTATCCCCTAACACTGTAACGTATGGAGCTCTTATCTCTGGTTGGTGCAATGAAGGGATGCTTGATAAAGCTTTTAGTTTATACTTTGAGATGATTGACAAAGGGTTTGACACCAATTTGATCATTTGCAGCAAATTTATCAGTACTCTGTATAGGCTTGGAAAGATTGATGAAGCAAGTATTCTGTTGCAGAAGATAATAGATTATGATTCTATTCCATTTCAAAAAGGCGATATTACACATAGCGAAATTCAAAAGTTTGCAGATTCTCTTGATGAAAGTGCTAAAAGTTTCTGTCTGCCTAACAATGTCATATACAATATTGCTATCTTTGGAATCTGCAAATCGGGAAAGGTTGGTGATGCAAGAAAGTTTTTATCGGCTTTGCTGCTTAATGGCTTTTCTCCGGACAATTTTACATACTGTACACTGATTCACGCCACTGCTGCTGCTGGTAATGTGAACGAGGCTTTCAGCTTACGAGATGAAATGCTGAGAAGGAATCTTGTTCCTAACATTACCACATATAATGCTCTTATAAATGGCTTGTGCAAATCAGGAAATTTGGATCGAGCGCAGAGTCTCTTCCATAAACTTTGCAAGAAGGGGTTAGCTCCTAATGCTGTTACCTATAATATATTGATCGATGGATACTGCAGAATTGGCAATACTGTTGAAGCTTTTAAGTTTAAAGACAAGATGATTCTAGAAGGGATTGTTCCCTCTATAATCACTTATTCTGCATTGATCAATGGTCTTTATAAGCAAGGAAATATGAAAGAATCTGTGAAGCTTTTGAGCCAAATGATCAAGGCTGGAGTGCAACAAAACCTTGTCAATTATGTACTCCAGTTTAGTTGA
- the LOC101313483 gene encoding probable calcium-binding protein CML41-like: MQIIAIGSKAYKWFFTTKNLMLKLNLSFLGSKPKNHSPSLSASLPTESSSSVASDEKLAKVFDHFDTNKDGKISADELQAYFMSIGEPMSINEAQTVIKELDNDGDNLLEFEDFVKLMRREDIDADENDDLKNAFEMFQVDKGCGCITPKGLQNMFNRLGDAKSYDECVSMIRVFDLDGNGVLDFHEFLKMMIST; this comes from the coding sequence ATGCAGATCATAGCAATTGGTTCAAAGGCTTACAAATGGTTTTTCACTACTAAGAACTTGATGCTTAAGCTAAACCTCTCTTTCCTTGGTTCGAAACCCAAAAACCATAGCCCTTCTTTATCTGCATCCCTTCCTACTGAAAGTAGCAGCAGTGTCGCAAGTGATGAGAAGCTTGCAAAAGTTTTTGATCATTTTGACACCAACAAAGACGGTAAGATCTCAGCCGACGAACTTCAAGCTTACTTCATGTCAATCGGGGAACCTATGTCCATCAACGAGGCTCAAACTGTGATCAAAGAATTGGATAATGATGGTGACAACTTACTGGAGTTTGAAGACTTCGTCAAATTGATGAGGCGAGAGGACATTGATGCCGATGAAAATGACGATCTTAAGAACGCTTTTGAGATGTTTCAAGTTGATAAAGGCTGTGGATGCATTACACCAAAAGGATTACAAAACATGTTCAATCGACTAGGTGATGCCAAATCCTATGATGAGTGTGTATCCATGATCAGGGTCTTTGATCTTGACGGAAATGGAGTACTCGATTTCCATGAATTTCTGAAGATGATGATTTCAACATAA